The Pan troglodytes isolate AG18354 chromosome 8, NHGRI_mPanTro3-v2.0_pri, whole genome shotgun sequence genome window below encodes:
- the INPP5F gene encoding phosphatidylinositide phosphatase SAC2 isoform X7, whose amino-acid sequence MCRDVIFMAWLKQQFSECTLIDATHRDVDVLLLLSNSAYYVAYYDDEVDKVNQYQRLSLENLEKIEIGPEPTLFGKPKFSCMRLHYRYKEASGYFHTLRAVMRNPEEDGKDTLQCIAEMLQITKQAMGSDVPIIEKKLERKSSKPHEDIIGIRSQNQGSLAQGKNFLMSKFSSLNQKVKQTKSNVNIGNLRKLGNFTKPEMKVNFLKPNLKVNLWKSDSSLETMENTGVMDKVQAESDGDMSSDNDSYHSDEFLTNSKSDEDRQLANSLESVGPIDYVLPSCGIIASAPRLGSRSQSLSSTDSSIHAPSEITVAHGSGLGKGQESPLKKSPSAGNVHILTGFAKPMDIYCHRFVQDAQNKVTHLSETRSVSQQASQERNQMTNQVSNEETQSESTEQTPSRPSQLDVSLSATGPQFLSVEPAHSVASQKTPTSASSMLELETGLHVTPSPSESSSSRAVSPFAKIRSSMVQVASITQAGLTHGINFAVSKVQKSPPEPEIINQVQQNELKKMFIQCQTRIIQI is encoded by the exons atgtgTCGTGACGTAATTTTTATGGCTTGGCTCAAGCAACAATTTTCAGAGTGCAC CCTCATTGATGCTACTCACAGAGACGTGGATGTGCTGTTACTGCTTTCTAACTCTGCCTACTACGTGGCCTA TTATGATGATGAAGTTGATAAAGTAAACCAGTATCAACGACTAAGTCTAGAAAACCTGGAAAAAATTGAAATAG GCCCTGAACCCACTCTTTTTGGTAAGCCAAAGTTCTCCTGCATGCGACTGCACTACAGATACAAAGAAGCGAGTGGCTATTTCCACACATTGCGAGCTGTAATGCGTAATCCTGAAGAGGATGGAAAAg ATACCCTTCAGTGCATTGCAGAGATGCTGCAGATCACCAAGCAAGCCATGGGATCGGATGTACCCATAATTGAGAAGAAACTTGAGAG GAAGAGCAGTAAACCTCACGAAGACATCATTGGTATCAGGTCTCAAAACCAAGGTTCTTTGGCCCagggaaagaattttttaatgagCAAATTTTCATCTCTAAATCAAAAAGTGAAGCAGACCAAATCCAATGTAAATATTGGCAACCTCCGAAAGCTAGGAAACTTTACCAAACCTGAAATGAAAGTTAACTTTCTAAAACCAAACTTAAAAGTAAATCTTTGGAAATCAGATAGTAGTCTTGAAACTATGGAAAACACAGGAGTGATGGATAAGGTTCAGGCAGAGTCTGATGGGGACATGTCTTCAGATAATGACTCATACCACTCTGATGAATTCCTTACAAATTCTAAGTCTGATGAAGACAGGCAGCTAGCTAACTCATTAGAGAGTGTAGGGCCAATAGATTACGTTCTTCCTAGTTGTGGTATTATTGCCTCAGCGCCTCGATTGGGCAGTCGGTCCCAGTCTCTTAGCAGCACAGATAGTAGCATTCATGCTCCTTCAGAGATTACTGTTGCTCATGGGAGTGGGCTTGGAAAAGGCCAGGAGTCTCCTTTGAAGAAAAGTCCTTCTGCTGGCAACGTACACATATTGACTGGCTTTGCCAAGCCTATGGATATTTACTGCCACAGATTTGTGCAAGATGCACAAAACAAAGTGACCCACCTATCAGAGACCAGGTCTGTGTCTCAGCAGGCTAGTCAGGAAAGAAATCAAATGACCAATCAAGTTTCAAATGAAGAAACCCAATCAGAATCAACAGAACAGACACCTTCTCGGCCATCCCAATTAGATGTCTCTCTTTCTGCAACAGGCCCACAGTTTTTGTCAGTTGAGCCAGCGCATTCAGTTGCATCTCAAAAAACCCCCACCTCCGCTTCCAGCATGCTTGAACTTGAGACAGGGCTTCATGTAACTCCTTCTCCTTCAGAAAGCAGTAGCAGCAGAGCAGTCTCTCCCTTTGCCAAGATTCGAAGTTCCATGGTCCAGGTTGCTAGTATTACCCAAGCTGGATTAACCCATGGGATAAACTTTGCAGTGTCAAAAGTTCAGAAGAGTCCTCCAGAACCTGAAATCATTAATCAAGTCCAGCAAAATGAACTTAAAAAGATGTTTATACAATGCCAGACACGGATAATTCAGATTTAG